AGTCTGGAGAGAAGCAAGCTCAACCAGAACCTCAATGGCTTTCACATAAGCCACACGGCAAGCTTGGACCTGTTGCCCACCTCTAGCTAAACCGGTTAAGTCGTTCTTGGTCTCGCCTTCAGAGAAATGATCAAACTTTGGAAGCTTCACACCAGCGATGTTCTCTTGCCTTGAACGAACTTTCAGCGTAGCTTCTTTAACGTTCTCGAGAACTACATGCTTAACATTCTCACCAGCCACGTACTTGACTTCGGTAAGAGCAAAAGACGATGTCTTCATCATGTCTCCCATTGATTCCTTGGCCGTAACGATCTTCTTGAGAAGGGCTCTGAACTGAACAGTTAAGGCATCGCTCTTCTTCTTGAGGAGAGCATGGCCTCTTGTGGCTCCAACAAGACGAGCTTTCATCACACCGAGCATAGTAACAGTGGGAACCACATTCAAACGCGCGTTTTGGCCAGccatgttttaaaaaaactacTGCAAAATCAAGGAGATGGGATTACGACAACTCTTTCAAAAGACTTCTATAGATTGAGAgcagacaacaacaacaacataagaTGATTGtgtaacaaaaacaaagatcAATCTTTAAATCTATAGTTTTACTAACAAAACTGCGAGCAGACAACCAAGCACACAGTCTTTATCAAGAACGATCCAAAACAGAGATCCAGATTGAATCAAAGTCTACGACTTTAGACAACTTTTCTAATCCTAACCACATTACATCGCTACCCAGATCTCCAAAAGATCAAATCTCTTGAACCCATATATCAAACTCGTAAATTTCTCAGATTCAAATGAGAGATCGAAACAGAGGGAATTGAGAGGAAGAGTAAGATGGCAGATGACATACCTGGGCCTCTCGAGGAGACTTTTG
This Brassica napus cultivar Da-Ae chromosome C6, Da-Ae, whole genome shotgun sequence DNA region includes the following protein-coding sequences:
- the LOC106428250 gene encoding V-type proton ATPase subunit D; protein product: MAGQNARLNVVPTVTMLGVMKARLVGATRGHALLKKKSDALTVQFRALLKKIVTAKESMGDMMKTSSFALTEVKYVAGENVKHVVLENVKEATLKVRSRQENIAGVKLPKFDHFSEGETKNDLTGLARGGQQVQACRVAYVKAIEVLVELASLQTSFLTLDEAIKTTNRRVNALENVVKPKIENTISYIKGELDELEREDFFRLKKIQGYKRREVERQAANAKAFAEEMVLEGISMQRGISINAARNLLEGGAEKDADIIF